Proteins from a single region of Desulfobacter postgatei 2ac9:
- the rplJ gene encoding 50S ribosomal protein L10, translating to MLNISQKKELVEKLARDLGDAEISFLVDYKGLTVSQVTEFRAKLREAGAQMAVVKNTLMRLAAKGTGSEVLIDLFKGPNAIIISKDDPVAPAKVISEFLKTNEKVQLKGGALGGKFLSAEDVAQLAKMPSKEELLAKLVYTLNAVPTNFVNVLAGVPRSFLNVLNAVKDQKDAA from the coding sequence ATGCTGAATATTTCCCAGAAAAAAGAACTGGTCGAAAAACTTGCAAGGGATCTCGGCGATGCAGAGATTTCTTTCTTGGTAGACTACAAGGGTCTGACTGTGTCCCAAGTGACCGAATTTCGAGCAAAACTACGGGAAGCCGGTGCTCAAATGGCAGTTGTAAAGAATACCTTGATGAGACTGGCGGCGAAAGGGACCGGCTCTGAGGTATTAATTGATCTTTTTAAAGGACCCAATGCGATCATCATTTCCAAAGATGATCCTGTGGCACCTGCCAAGGTCATATCAGAATTTCTGAAAACCAATGAGAAAGTACAACTCAAGGGTGGGGCCCTTGGCGGAAAATTTTTAAGCGCAGAAGATGTGGCGCAGCTTGCCAAGATGCCTTCCAAAGAAGAATTGCTGGCCAAACTGGTATATACACTTAATGCCGTTCCCACGAATTTTGTCAATGTGCTGGCCGGTGTTCCCAGATCTTTTCTCAATGTGCTTAATGCTGTTAAAGATCAAAAAGATGCAGCGTAA
- the rplL gene encoding 50S ribosomal protein L7/L12 has protein sequence MADITKDDVIEFISNMSVLELSQLIKELEDKFGVSAAAPVAFAAGAMPAGADAGAAAEEEKTEFDVILEVAGDKKINVIKEVRAITGLGLKEAKALVEEAPKAVKEGIAKEEAQKIKEQLEGAGAQVSVK, from the coding sequence ATGGCTGATATTACAAAAGATGATGTAATTGAATTTATTTCAAATATGAGCGTTCTGGAACTTTCCCAACTCATTAAGGAACTTGAAGACAAGTTTGGTGTATCCGCAGCAGCACCTGTCGCCTTTGCTGCCGGTGCCATGCCTGCCGGCGCTGATGCCGGCGCTGCAGCAGAAGAAGAGAAAACAGAATTTGATGTTATCCTTGAAGTTGCCGGTGACAAAAAAATTAATGTAATCAAGGAAGTTCGTGCCATCACAGGTCTTGGGCTGAAAGAAGCCAAAGCACTTGTTGAAGAAGCTCCCAAAGCTGTAAAAGAAGGTATTGCCAAGGAAGAGGCACAGAAAATCAAAGAACAGCTTGAGGGTGCCGGTGCTCAGGTGTCTGTAAAGTAG
- the rpoB gene encoding DNA-directed RNA polymerase subunit beta yields MTGSLLTNKRVRKEFGGKRKIIDIPDLIGMQRESFEGFLQRDVSPQDREEKGLHSVFKSVFPIKDFTDTSSLEYVSYSFGETKHSMQECISRGMTYDIPINIRVRLVVYDYDKDTGVSTIRDIKEQEIYFGTIPLMTPRGTFIINGTERAVVSQLHRSSGVFFDHDKGKNYSSGKIIYNARIIPVRGSWIDMEIDAKDIVYIRIDRRRKFPVSILFKAFGYTGEDILDFFYTKEKIVRKNGSYFREFVPDNLVRQRAGYDIKSPETGEIVVKAGRIFTKRALKQLSDEHLDFIPISENELIGKAFASNFFLESSDQAPLFYAGAAIAEDTFELLEEKDINTFEILYVDPRSSDSMRKTLLSDKIESKEEALMDIYRRLRPGNPATIEVAQDFIDHLFFRQAYYDLSKVGRLKMNHRLGVNTKIDVKTLRKEDVLLTAATLIELKDTQGQVDDIDHLGNRRVRAVGELLENHYRIGLVRMERAIKEKMSMQEVDAMMPHDLINPKPVSAVVREFFGTSQLSQFMDQTNPLSETTHKRRLSALGPGGLTRERAGFEVRDVHPSHYGRICPIETPEGPNIGLIVSLCTYARVNDFGFIETPFRIVNEGNASKKIQHLSAFEEKEHPIAQANAPLDVHGSFINSTVSARVAGEFEMVAPEEVKFMDVSPNQLVSVSASLIPFLENDDANRALMGSNMQRQAVPLIRSEAPLVGTGMEAVVARDSGVTIVAECDGVVVDVDSKRIVVKNDDNDDPKFNKVVSIYNCTKFVRSNQNTCFNHRPIVKKNERVKKGQVIADGPSTELGELALGKNVTVAFMPWDGYNYEDSILVSERLVKDGVYTSVHVEEFEVLARDTKLGKEEITRDIPNVGEDALKNLDESGIIRLGAEVKPGDILVGKITPKGETQLSPEEKLLRAIFGEKAGDVKDTSLCVPPGVHGKIIDAKVFSRRGLPKDDRTRQIEDEEIERFEKDRDDEIRIISDVGREKVESVLDGHTLLNSLERNGKVLVKAGTKVVPGVFEKVPVSVLVNVTVEDAVLTEKIQVILEQAQDEIKKAREHFNRQVSRFEKGDDLPPGVLKLIKISVAMLRVLSVGDKMAGRHGNKGVVSRILRVEDLPYFADGRPVDMVLNPLGVPSRMNVGQILEIHLGWAAYALGQQIDEMLEEKRLDALRDKAKQIFSLTRKQREGQVDDAIVRDIDAMNDEEFIEFASLYKNGVHTATPVFDGATEEEIKDLISMSDSDPSGQSILYDGRTGRPFDKPVTVGTMYMLKLHHLVDDKLHARSIGPYSLVTQQPLGGKAQFGGQRLGEMEVWAMEAYGAAHALQEFLTVKSDDMTGRTRMYEKIVKGQNVLEPGMPESFRVLIKELNALGLDMNLIEGSK; encoded by the coding sequence ATGACCGGAAGTCTTTTGACGAACAAGCGTGTTAGAAAAGAGTTTGGCGGTAAACGTAAAATTATAGACATCCCTGATCTCATCGGGATGCAAAGAGAATCCTTTGAAGGTTTTCTTCAAAGGGATGTTTCCCCCCAGGACAGAGAGGAAAAGGGGTTGCATTCGGTTTTTAAATCCGTCTTTCCTATCAAGGATTTTACCGATACCTCCTCCCTTGAATATGTCTCTTATTCCTTTGGGGAGACCAAACACTCCATGCAGGAGTGTATCAGTCGCGGGATGACCTATGACATCCCGATCAATATAAGGGTTCGGCTTGTCGTCTACGACTATGACAAAGATACAGGTGTGTCAACTATCCGTGATATAAAGGAGCAGGAAATATATTTTGGCACCATTCCTTTGATGACGCCGAGGGGAACTTTCATCATTAATGGAACTGAACGTGCAGTTGTATCCCAGCTTCACCGGTCTTCCGGTGTTTTCTTTGATCATGACAAAGGAAAAAACTATTCCTCAGGTAAAATTATTTATAATGCGCGTATTATTCCAGTGCGTGGGTCGTGGATTGATATGGAAATTGATGCCAAGGATATTGTCTATATCCGTATTGACCGCCGGCGTAAATTTCCGGTTTCCATTCTTTTCAAGGCCTTTGGATATACAGGGGAAGACATTCTTGACTTTTTTTACACCAAGGAAAAAATTGTCCGTAAAAATGGCTCTTATTTTAGAGAATTCGTACCTGACAATTTGGTCCGTCAACGGGCCGGTTATGATATAAAATCTCCTGAAACCGGAGAGATTGTGGTCAAGGCCGGTCGAATTTTTACTAAACGTGCTTTAAAACAACTTTCCGATGAACATTTGGATTTTATTCCTATTTCTGAAAATGAACTCATTGGCAAAGCGTTCGCAAGTAATTTCTTCCTGGAAAGCAGTGACCAGGCGCCATTGTTTTATGCCGGTGCAGCCATTGCAGAGGACACATTTGAACTGCTTGAAGAAAAAGATATTAATACCTTTGAGATTCTTTATGTAGATCCCCGCAGTTCAGATTCCATGCGCAAAACCCTGTTGTCGGACAAGATTGAATCCAAGGAAGAGGCCTTAATGGATATTTATCGCAGGCTTCGTCCCGGCAATCCTGCTACCATTGAGGTGGCCCAGGATTTTATTGATCATCTGTTTTTCCGCCAGGCATATTATGATTTGTCTAAAGTGGGCCGTCTTAAAATGAATCATCGTCTCGGGGTGAATACGAAAATCGATGTAAAAACCCTGAGAAAAGAGGATGTGTTGCTTACGGCAGCGACGTTGATTGAACTCAAAGACACCCAGGGTCAGGTGGATGATATAGACCACCTTGGAAATCGGCGGGTCAGGGCTGTGGGTGAACTTTTAGAAAACCATTACCGCATCGGTCTTGTCCGCATGGAACGTGCCATCAAGGAAAAGATGAGCATGCAGGAAGTGGACGCCATGATGCCCCACGACCTTATTAATCCCAAACCCGTGTCCGCGGTTGTTCGCGAGTTTTTCGGCACGTCACAATTGTCCCAGTTCATGGACCAGACCAATCCTTTGTCTGAAACCACGCATAAGCGGCGCCTTTCAGCTCTGGGGCCCGGTGGTTTGACCCGTGAGCGTGCAGGCTTTGAGGTGCGTGACGTTCATCCGTCCCACTATGGCCGTATCTGCCCTATTGAGACCCCTGAGGGTCCTAATATTGGTCTGATTGTTTCTCTATGTACATATGCCCGGGTCAATGATTTTGGATTTATTGAAACCCCTTTCAGGATCGTGAATGAAGGAAATGCCAGCAAAAAAATTCAGCATTTAAGCGCATTTGAAGAAAAGGAACACCCGATTGCCCAGGCCAATGCACCTTTGGACGTTCACGGAAGTTTTATCAATTCCACGGTCTCTGCACGGGTGGCCGGGGAATTTGAGATGGTGGCACCCGAAGAAGTAAAGTTTATGGACGTATCGCCAAACCAGTTGGTATCGGTATCCGCATCCCTCATCCCGTTTCTTGAAAATGATGACGCCAACAGGGCACTTATGGGTTCGAACATGCAACGCCAGGCAGTGCCGTTGATTCGCAGTGAAGCGCCTTTAGTGGGTACCGGCATGGAAGCGGTTGTTGCCAGAGATTCCGGGGTTACCATTGTTGCTGAGTGCGACGGGGTGGTGGTTGATGTAGATTCAAAGCGAATTGTTGTCAAAAATGATGACAATGATGATCCCAAATTTAATAAGGTCGTCTCCATTTACAACTGTACCAAATTTGTCCGTTCCAACCAGAACACCTGCTTTAACCACAGACCCATCGTAAAGAAAAACGAACGGGTTAAAAAGGGGCAGGTCATTGCTGATGGTCCGTCTACTGAGTTGGGAGAGCTGGCGCTTGGAAAAAATGTAACCGTGGCTTTCATGCCCTGGGACGGTTACAATTATGAGGATTCTATTCTGGTCTCCGAGCGGTTGGTCAAAGACGGCGTATACACCTCCGTTCATGTTGAGGAATTTGAAGTTCTTGCCAGGGATACCAAGCTTGGCAAGGAAGAGATTACCAGAGACATTCCGAATGTGGGTGAAGATGCTTTGAAAAATTTGGATGAAAGCGGCATTATCCGTCTGGGTGCCGAGGTCAAACCTGGTGATATCCTGGTAGGTAAAATCACGCCTAAGGGTGAAACCCAGCTCTCTCCGGAAGAGAAGCTTTTACGCGCCATTTTTGGTGAAAAAGCAGGAGATGTAAAGGATACGTCACTTTGTGTACCTCCGGGTGTTCATGGAAAAATTATTGATGCCAAAGTCTTCTCACGTCGCGGCCTGCCCAAGGATGACAGAACGCGCCAGATTGAGGATGAAGAGATTGAGCGTTTTGAAAAAGATCGGGATGATGAGATAAGAATTATTTCCGATGTGGGCCGAGAGAAAGTTGAATCCGTACTTGACGGTCATACACTGCTTAACAGTCTGGAACGAAACGGAAAGGTCTTGGTTAAGGCCGGAACCAAAGTGGTTCCGGGTGTTTTTGAAAAAGTACCTGTGTCCGTACTGGTAAATGTCACTGTTGAGGACGCTGTATTAACAGAAAAAATTCAGGTTATTCTTGAACAGGCCCAGGATGAGATAAAAAAGGCACGGGAGCATTTCAACCGTCAGGTTTCCAGATTTGAGAAGGGTGATGACCTCCCGCCTGGGGTTCTAAAACTTATTAAAATCTCTGTTGCCATGTTACGGGTGCTTTCTGTTGGAGATAAGATGGCCGGCCGCCACGGGAACAAGGGTGTTGTTTCAAGAATTCTTCGGGTTGAGGACCTGCCTTATTTTGCAGACGGCCGCCCTGTTGACATGGTGCTTAACCCCCTGGGTGTGCCTTCCCGTATGAATGTGGGCCAAATTCTTGAGATTCATTTGGGCTGGGCTGCCTATGCCCTGGGCCAGCAGATTGACGAGATGCTGGAGGAAAAACGGCTGGACGCATTGCGGGATAAGGCCAAACAGATTTTCTCCCTGACCCGGAAACAAAGGGAGGGACAGGTGGATGATGCCATTGTCCGTGACATTGACGCCATGAATGATGAAGAATTTATAGAATTCGCATCCCTCTATAAAAACGGGGTACATACGGCCACACCTGTATTTGACGGTGCCACAGAGGAAGAGATCAAAGACTTGATCAGCATGTCCGACAGTGATCCCTCGGGCCAGTCCATCCTCTATGACGGGCGTACCGGAAGACCCTTTGATAAACCGGTTACTGTGGGCACCATGTATATGCTCAAACTTCATCATCTGGTTGATGATAAGCTGCATGCGCGGTCCATCGGGCCGTACTCCCTTGTTACCCAGCAACCCCTTGGCGGTAAGGCCCAGTTCGGCGGTCAGCGACTTGGGGAGATGGAGGTCTGGGCCATGGAAGCCTATGGTGCGGCCCATGCGCTTCAGGAATTTCTTACGGTGAAATCCGATGATATGACCGGCCGGACCCGTATGTATGAAAAAATTGTTAAAGGCCAGAATGTCCTGGAACCTGGGATGCCTGAATCTTTCAGGGTTCTGATTAAAGAGCTCAATGCTCTGGGGCTGGATATGAATCTTATAGAAGGCAGCAAATAA